In the Sarcophilus harrisii chromosome 1, mSarHar1.11, whole genome shotgun sequence genome, one interval contains:
- the LOC100916273 gene encoding myelin-oligodendrocyte glycoprotein has product METSRCSKAFLFKFLISFLLLDMPTQVSGAFLVFGPTAPLQAPIGGEAMLSCYLSPAQSAQHMEMVWSKSQDIVHHYLNENDDFTDQSPNYQGRTKLMKNAITAGNVTLRIEDVKPSDAGQYKCYLNDYSHSAEAFMELEVIEPPTLFQTYPIWWSVIGILALVQLSILIYYSWKTYQYRGNFLVQWSHKMGVVTLAVFWCLLMGFLIYYIVNMSGCRGIEDLEEWVYKDQVYLALLTFLPLLPTFLFVSVDFYGKRKAKEKNDQNQSGNNPAEGIPLQESQERNN; this is encoded by the exons ATGGAGACCAGCAGGTGCTCAAAGGCCTTTCTCTTCAAATTCCttatctccttcctcctccttgaCATGCCTACTCAAGTTTCAG GAGCTTTCTTAGTGTTTGGACCTACAGCACCTCTCCAGGCTCCGATAGGAGGAGAGGCAATGTTATCATGTTACCTGTCCCCCGCTCAAAGTGCCCAGCATATGGAAATGGTCTGGTCCAAATCCCAGGATATAGTGCATCACTAtctaaatgaaaatgatgatttcACAGACCAGTCACCTAATTACCAAGGGAGAACTAAgctgatgaaaaatgccatcacTGCCGGGAATGTTACATTGAGAATAGAGGATGTGAAACCTTCAGATGCGGGACAGTATAAGTGTTATTTGAATGATTATAGTCATTCAGCAGAAGCATTCATGGAGCTGGAGGTCATAG AGCCACCAACCCTGTTTCAGACCTATCCTATCTGGTGGAGTGTGATTGGCATCCTGGCATTGGTACAGCTCAGCATCCTCATTTACTACAGCTGGAAAACCTACCAGTACAGAG GGAATTTCCTAGTCCAATGGTCTCATAAAATGGGAGTGGTGACCCTGGCAGTTTTTTGGTGTTTACTGATGGGCTTCCTCATTTACTACATTGTGAATATGTCTGGTTGTAGAG GCATAGAAGACCTGGAAGAGTGGGTATACAAGGACCAGGTGTATTTGGCGCTCTTGACATTCCTTCCTCTACTGCCAACGTTCCtgtttgtttctgttgatttctATGGCAAGCGCAAGGCAAAAG AGAAAAACGATCAAAACCAATCTGGAAACAACCCGGCAG AAGGTATACCACTGCAGGAAtctcaagaaagaaacaattaa